A window from Podospora bellae-mahoneyi strain CBS 112042 chromosome 1 map unlocalized CBS112042p_1, whole genome shotgun sequence encodes these proteins:
- a CDS encoding uncharacterized protein (COG:K; EggNog:ENOG503Q392), whose protein sequence is MSPTSSAASKQKTRQVWTPEEDHILSEAVRAETPAHGPISWHKVASHLPGRNNKDCRKRWHYSIINTIRKGTWTKDEDQKLKAAVEVYGARWSKIAEAVGTRNGDQCWKRWYDCLDPSIDKSPWTSDEDARLLHQVSKSGRNWSEIVHKHFPNRTSLSAKNRYSILQRKQENASKSSSKKSAITYSTASSPSPGPSLNYLSPPSIASSSTSTPEPESYPEWFVNSGNSQPSNMDFGSLDQGYSQPGGWYQGGAMSTSHSPSPQLGGAGLEWTTTGSSDTTWSSPDMGIMQSYSPAPPTLLPQQSLGFPELDYSQTRQPPQQQMYEQLSAVDGSISGYNMLGIYQTDALVYEQSEQPVMGFTQPIGYGGGQCW, encoded by the exons ATGTCTCCCACCTCATCAGCTGCTTCGAAGCAAAAGACTCGACAGGTGTGGACTCCAGAGGAGGACCATATCCTTTCAGAAGCTGTCAGGGCTG AAACCCCAGCACACGGCCCTATCAGTTGGCACAAGGTCGCCTCCCATTTACCTGGTAGGAACAATAAGGATTGTCGGAAGAGATGGCACTATAGCAttatcaacaccatccggAAAGGCACGTGGACAAAAGACGAAGaccagaagctcaaggccgCAGTGGAAGTGTATGGAGCACGCTGGAGCAAGATTGCAGAGGCAGTGGGCACTCGCAACGGGGATCAATGCTGGAAGCGGTGGTACGACTGTCTTGATCCCAGCATTGACAAAAGCCCGTGGACATCAGACGAG GACGCGAgactcctccaccaagtAAGCAAAAGCGGTCGAAACTGGAGCGAAATCGTACACAAGCACTTCCCCAACCGCACCTCCCTGTCCGCCAAGAACCGATACAGTATCCTCCAGCGCAAGCAAGAAAACGCGTCCAAGTCTTCCTCCAAGAAGTCCGCTATCACATACTCCACAGCttcaagcccaagcccaggGCCCAGTCTCAACTACCTCAGCCCCCCTTCCATCGcatccagcagcaccagcaccccagAGCCAGAGTCGTACCCAGAATGGTTCGTCAACAGCGGCAACAGCCAGCCTTCCAATATGGACTTTGGCTCACTAGACCAGGGATACTCCCAGCCTGGTGGGTGGTACCAAGGAGGGGCGATGAGCACATCCCACTCGCCAAGTCCTCAgctgggtggtgctgggCTGGAGTGGACCACCACTGGCTCGAGTGACACGACTTGGAGCTCACCTGATATGGGCATCATGCAGAGCTACTcgcctgctcctccaaccctgCTGCCGCAACAGTCGTTGGGTTTCCCGGAGCTGGATTATTCCCAGACTCGGCAACCGCCTCAACAGCAGATGTATGAGCAGTTGTCTGCTGTTGACGGAAGTATATCGGGGTACAACATGCTGGGAATTTACCAGACTGATGCGTTGGTGTATGAGCAGAGTGAGCAACCGGTGATGGGCTTTACTCAGCCGATTGGATATGGGGGTGGACAATGCTGGTGA
- a CDS encoding uncharacterized protein (EggNog:ENOG503PTEP) → MDKALASIFAAATEVTREMMESGEINGNVKTMAFLNKLKLCVGTVPVVLAGGGTSMGVGTWARLVPSELFCKIFMVLRAARRCWFEEPEEPFAVEEHCALAPNMDRFFEVDMLNWGDFAMVQFLVRGGLGDFGVGVGGEDDDEVVDIFAGDEEGEGDEVVDEVGEEDGGDEMETDDSTSKLLNSGQLEVAFARLRVDIGQAELQLALDRLHF, encoded by the exons ATGGACAAGGCCCTGGCCTCAATTTTTGCTGCAGCGACAGAAGTGACtcgggagatgatggagtcAGGGGAAATAAACGGAAACGTCAAAACAATGGCGTTTTTGAACAAGTTGAAGCTGTGCGTCGGAACGGTCCCGGTGGTTTTGGCTGGTGGCGGAACGAGCATGGGCGTGGGCACATGGGCGAGACTGGTGCCGTCCGAGCTGTTCTGCAAGATCTTCATGGTCTTGCGGGCTGCTCGGCGGTGCTGGTTCGAGGAGCCAGAGGAGCCGTTTGCCGTGGAGGAGCATTGCGCCCTCGCGCCCAACATGGACCGCTTCTTTGAAGTGGACATGTTGAACTGGGGGGACTTTGCGATGGTCCAGTTTTTGGTGCGGGGTGGGCTGGGTGATTtcggtgtgggtgtgggaggggaggatgatgacgaggtcgTCGATATCTTTgcgggagatgaggagggagagggggatgaggtggtggatgaggtgggcgaggaggatggtggtgatgagatggagaCCGACGAT TCAACTTCCAAGCTGTTGAACTCTGGTCAGTTGGAGGTGGCGTTCGCTCGCCTTCGGGTGGATATCGGCCAGGCCGAGTTGCAGCTGGCCCTTGACAGGCTACATTTCTGA